A window of Ptychodera flava strain L36383 chromosome 1, AS_Pfla_20210202, whole genome shotgun sequence contains these coding sequences:
- the LOC139144465 gene encoding medium-chain acyl-CoA ligase ACSF2, mitochondrial-like, producing MAYAKLVCVRIHAAYNDAYFEHVVNKTKITSLIIESGDQERVLLNVARKMASETSECSVRKLPTFHTVIHLGSDSKPGMIRYEDVMNMGDEGDFKQVRKLRESVHLDDEMMMLCTSGSTGMPKLVVRSHRSSLENAHVYGRHFAEIVKTDIRYMAMNMFTHGSGELSTVGGVSHGYTVVVPDSNSDTETLLSLIREECVTVASLTYPSLLDFLKFGNSDILDQSQLQYLITSGNKIPAETLQKARQQLNFNIYTIAGTTETGFVTINNNSEKFEKIGYPIDHYEIKIIDDYGHIVPRGVTGELCTRSPYTMLRYEDDVEQTKSTVDQCGWYHTGDMCKMEEDGCLDIMGRKKKKKSSSKG from the coding sequence ATGGCTTACGCCAAGCTGGTGTGTGTACGAATACACGCTGCATACAACGATGCATACTTTGAACATGtagtgaacaaaacaaaaataacatctcTGATAATCGAGTCCGGGGATCAAGAAAGAGTTCTGTTGAACGTTGCACGGAAGATGGCAAGTGAAACAAGCGAATGCAGTGTACGGAAATTACCAACCTTCCACACAGTGATTCACCTTGGCAGTGACAGCAAACCGGGGATGATTCGCTATGAAGATGTGATGAACATGGgagatgaaggagacttcaaaCAAGTTAGAAAATTACGAGAAAGCGTTCATCTGGATGACGAAATGATGATGTTATGTACATCTGGCAGTACGGGCATGCCGAAGTTGGTAGTGAGATCGCATAGGAGTTCTCTTGAGAATGCACATGTGTACGGTAGACACTTTGCAGAAATAGTAAAAACGGACATTCGATACATGGCTATGAACATGTTCACTCATGGTAGTGGCGAACTGTCCACGGTTGGGGGCGTGAGTCATGGTTACACAGTCGTTGTACCAGATTCAAATTCTGACACAGAAACTCTTTTGTCTTTAATAAGGGAAGAATGTGTTACAGTAGCGTCTCTAACGTACCCTTCTCTCTTAGATTTTCTTAAGTTTGGGAATTCGGATATTTTAGACCAAAGCCAACTGCAATACCTTATCACATCTGGAAACAAAATCCCAGCTGAAACTCTTCAAAAAGCGAGACAACAGCTAAACTTCAACATCTACACTATAGCTGGAACAACTGAAACTGGTTTTGTGACCATAAATAACAACAGCGAGAAATTCGAGAAAATCGGTTATCCTATAGATCACTACGAAATCAAGATAATCGACGACTATGGTCACATTGTACCACGTGGTGTCACCGGTGAATTGTGTACCAGGTCACCTTACACAATGCTGAGGTATGAAGACGATGTAGAACAAACGAAATCAACAGTAGACCAGTGTGGCTGGTACCATACAGGTGATATGTGTAAAATGGAAGAAGACGGCTGCCTCGATATCATGgggcgaaaaaaaaaaaagaaatcatcATCAAAGGGGTAG